The Bos mutus isolate GX-2022 chromosome 7, NWIPB_WYAK_1.1, whole genome shotgun sequence genome window below encodes:
- the ABHD17A gene encoding alpha/beta hydrolase domain-containing protein 17A, producing MNGLSVTELCCLFCCPPCPGRIAAKLAFLPPEPTYSLVPEPEPGPGGAGAAPSGNLRALAGTPGRWKLHLMERADFQYSQRELDTIEVFLTKSSRGNRISCMYVRCVPGARYTVLFSHGNAVDLGQMSSFYIGLGTRINCNIFSYDYSGYGVSSGKPSEKNLYADIDAAWQALRTRYGISPDSIVLYGQSIGTVPTVDLASRYECAAVVLHSPLTSGMRVAFPDTKKTYCFDAFPNIEKVSKITSPVLIIHGTEDEVIDFSHGLALYERCPKAVEPLWVEGAGHNDIELYSQYLERLRRFISQELPSQRA from the exons ATGAACGGCCTGTCAGTGACCGAGCTTTGCTGCCTCTTCTGTTGCCCGCCCTGCCCCGGTCGCATTGCCGCTAAGCTCGCCTTTCTGCCTCCGGAGCCCACCTACTCGCTGGTGCCTGAACCTGAGCCCGGGCCTGGTGGGGCCGGGGCTGCCCCCTCAGGGAACCTGCGGGCCTTAGCTGGCACCCCTGGGCGCTGGAAACTCCATCTGATGGAGCGCGCTGACTTCCAGTACAGCCAGCGTGAGCTGGACACCATCGAGGTCTTCCTGACCAAGAGCAGCCGGGGCAACCGCATCTCCTGCATGTACGTGCGCTGTGTGCCTGGTGCCAG GTACACAGTTCTCTTCTCGCACGGCAACGCAGTGGACCTGGGCCAGATGAGCAGCTTCTACATCGGCCTAGGCACACGCATCAACTGCAACATCTTCTCCTACGACTACTCTGGTTATGGCGTGAGCTCCGGCAAACCCTCCGAGAAGAACCTCTACGCTGACATTGACGCTGCCTGGCAGGCCCTGCGCACCAG GTACGGCATCAGCCCGGACAGCATCGTCCTGTACGGGCAGAGCATCGGCACGGTGCCCACCGTGGACCTGGCCTCGCGCTACGAGTGCGCCGCGGTGGTGCTGCATTCGCCGCTCACCTCGGGCATGCGCGTCGCCTTCCCGGACACCAAGAAGACCTACTGCTTTGACGCGTTCCCCAA CATCGAGAAGGTGTCGAAGATCACGTCGCCGGTGCTCATCATCCACGGCACGGAGGACGAGGTGATCGACTTCTCTCATGGGCTGGCGCTCTACGAGCGCTGCCCCAAGGCCGTGGAGCCTCTGTGGGTGGAGGGCGCCGGGCACAACGACATCGAGCTCTACAGCCAGTATCTGGAGCGCCTGCGCCGCTTCATCTCCCAGGAGCTCCCCAGCCAGCGCGCCTAG